In Mycetocola spongiae, the genomic stretch GTCGTTGAAGAACTTCAGAGTCTTCTCGACCGCGGCCAGGAAGTCTTCAGCAGTTCCGATATCGTTGATCGCGACCTGCTTGGGGGTCGAGGCGGTCGTTTCGCTTGTCATTTAGTGGTTGCTCCAGAATGGACAGGGTTTCGGGCCGGTCGCGAACAGGGTGTCCATATGGATGAACGCACGGTATTTCGCGGCGGCAGAACGGATAGATTTGTCACAGATGTGACACACCATCCTAACCCTGTTTGGCCCCGCTTTTCAACCCGCCGACGATCTGTCGGAGCGCGGTTTCCGGATCGCGGGTTCGGAAACGATTTTTATCAACACCCGCGCGCGGAAAAAGCATCCGCCGGCGCGGAATTTTGGGGCCCGATACCCGGGCCGGATCGCCGCCCGGAGCGGCGATTCCCGGGGCCCATACGAACCCCGGGAACCCAGCACTAGCCGCGGCCGAGCAGGGTGGCGCGCAGGGTATCCAGGCCCACGCCACCGATATCCAGGGCCTCGCGGTGGAAATCGCGAATATCAAAGGCTTCACCCGCCGCGGCGGCATAGGCATCGCGCAGCTGCTCCCAGATGCGCTGACCGACCTTATAGGACGGGGCCTGGCCGGGCCAGCCGAGATAGCGGTTGACCTCAAATTTCACAAAGCCCTCGTTCATATTGACGTTTTTGCCAAAGAACTCCAGCGCATGCGCCGCATCCCAGGTGCCGCCACCGCCGGGCAGCTCCTTTTCCAGGTGCACGCCGATATCCAACACCACGCGGGCGGCGCGCATGCGCTGCCCGTCAAGCATGCCGAGACGATCCGCGGGGTCGTCAAGATAGCCCAGCTGCTCCATCAGGCGCTCGGCATATAGGGCCCATCCCTCGGCGTGCCCCGAGGTGCCCGCGAGCTGGCGGCGCCAGGTATTCAGCTTGCCGCGGTTATATACGGCCTGGCCGATCTGCAGGTGGTGTCCGGGGACACCCTCGTGATAGACCGTGGTGAGCTCGCGCCAGGTATCAAACTCGGTGACGCCGCGCGGCACCGACCACCACATGCGTCCGGCGCGGGAGAAGTCATCGGTGGGCCCGGTGTAATAGATGCCACCCTCCTGCGTGGGGGCGATCATGCACTCCAGCGTGCGAATCTCCTCGGGGATATCAAACTGGGTGGCACCCAGCTCGGCCACGGCGCGGTCGCTGGTCTCCTGCATCCACTTCTGCAGGGCATCGGTGCCGTGCAGCTTGCGGGAGGGGTCGCGATCGAGGAAGGCAATGGCCTCCTCCACGCTGGCCCCGGGGAGGATCTCGCGCGCCACGCTCTCCTGCTCGCTCACCATGCGGGCCAGCTCCTCGCGGCCCCATTCATAGGTCTCGTCGAGGTCAATCTCGGCACCGAGGAACTGGCGCGAGAAGAGCGCATAATTCTCGCGCCCAATCGCATCGCGGGTGGTGGCCACGGGGGCCAGGTCCTCCGTGAGGAACGCGGCGAGGCTGCGATAGGCGGAGCCCGCGGCGGCGGCCCCGCGCTCCAGGTCGGCGTTTAGGCTCGCCGGGCGGGCCTCGGCTCCCCCGGCCACAAAGCCGGTGAAGAATCCATCGGTTGCGCCCTGGCGGGCCACCTGATCGGCAACCTCCAGTACCTGGCGGCGGGCGGGGGTGACGCCCCGCTCGATGCCGAGCCGCAGCGTGCTGATATAGCCCGCGATCGCGGCGGGTACGGCGTCGAGTCGGCGCGCGATCACCGACCAGTCCTCCTCGGACTCGGTGGGCATCAGGTCAAAGCCGTCGCGAATCTCCTGGGCGGGCGAGGCGATCACGTTGAGGTTGCGCAGGGGCAACTGCGCGTCGTGGGTCTCCACGGACAGGGCGAGGCTCGCGCGCAGATCGGCGTGGGTCACCTCGTCCACGGAATCGGTGGGCGTCTCGGCGTCGAGAGCGGCAATCGTGGCAACCGCGGCGGCGCGGGAGGCCTCGAGGCCCGCGGGGGAATAATCGCCGAGGCGATCATTCACCTCATTACGCCCGATATAGGTTCCGACGGTGGGGTCAAGCTGAACGAGGGTGTCTACCCAGTCTTCCGCGATCTGGTCGATCCGAGTCTGGGGGCGAGAGGGCTGTGTGGTCATGTTTCCACCCTATCGCCGCACCCCGCCAAAGCCGAGGGGTCGCCCGCGCGGCGGGGGCTCGGCCCCCGGAGGGGCGGCGGCGGAGTTTATGCTCCGCCGCCTCGGGAGCTGCCCCTCCGGTTGATGCTATGCCCCGTCTCCGCGGGAATTATCCCCAAGACCGGCTCCCCCGCCAGGTATACGACCCCCACCCCGGCGGCCTCGGTCAGCGCGATGATATCCGCGCGGGCACCCACTTCCAGGTGTCCACGCGCCTCCTCGCCGAGGAACCGCGCGGCGGTCCCGGAACCCAGCTCCGCAAGATCGGGGAAGTCATATCCGCGCCCCCGCAGCCGGGCCAGGGCGAGGTCCAGGGTCAGGCTCGAACCGGCGAGGGTTGCACTTCCGCGCAGGGTCACGGCACCGTTGCGCACGCTCACGCGACGATCGATCAGGTCAAACTCGCCGTCCCCCAGGCCCGCCACCGCGGAGGCATCGGTGATCAGCATGACGCGCCGCGCCCCCGCCGCGGCGATCACCAGGTCGATAATCTCCGGGGCCAGGTGGTGGCCATCGGCGATCACCTCGATGCTCATCCGGTCATCCACCAGCGCCACCGGGATCGGACCCGGATCCCGATGACCCAGCGCGGGCATCGCGTTAAACACGTGGGTCATACCGCTCACCCCCGCGCCCACGCTGTCCCGAAAACCCCCGGCATCCACCGCCGTATGCCCCGCACTAAAAAGCAGGCGATCGGCAAACAGCGAGATCAGCTCGGTGGCGCCGGGGAGCTCCGGGGCGATTGTCATACTGCGTGCATAACCACCGGAAGCCGCGAGCAACTCGGCCAGGAATGCGGGATCGGGCGCGCGCAGCACCTCCGGGGAGTGTGCGCCCGCCCGCTCGGCCGAGAGGAACGGCCCCTCGAAGTGAATTCCCAGGACGGTGGGGGCCCGCCCCGAGTCGATGGCGGCGGCGATCGCGCGGGCCGCCGCGAGCATCCGCTCGGCCGGGCCACTCCCCACCGAGGCCAGGAGCGCGGTGGTTCCATGCGCCAGATGCGCGCGCGCCGCCGCGACCACGGCCTCGGGTGAGCCCGCGTTCATCGCAAACCCCCCGCCGCCGTGGCAGTGCACGTCAATCAACCCCGGGAGCAGCCGCAGCCCCGCCAAGTCCTCGAGGATTTCCCCGGGCTCGGGAGCGGGCGGCTCGCCCGCCCCGCGTGCCGCGATTTTACCCGCACGAATCCGCAGCCACAGCGGATTCCCCCGGGCGTCCTGGGCGCCGCGGAGAAGCCGGCCGGCGTCCATCAACCGTCCGCGCCCAGCAGCACGTTAACGGCGGCCTCCGCGCATACCCGGGAGGCACCAAAGGTTTGGATCCAGCCGCGCGCGGCCGAGAAATCCTCATGCGGCACCCCCATATCCAGGACGATGGTCTCGGGATGCGTGTCCAGTATCGCGGCGATTGCCTCGGCCTGCCAGGCAAAGCGGTGGGGGCTGCGGATAAGCAGCACCACCTCCCCCGCCGCGCCAAATTCATCCCGGAACTGGGAGGTTTCGGCGATCACCATCCCAAGCCCGTTATAGGTATCCTCGGCCATCGGCAGGGTTTCCACCCGCTGGCCCCGCCCGGCCAGCAGCGGGGCCACAGCGCCACCGGGGCTTCCGGCGGCGGGCGAGTGGGTGGGCTCCAGGGAGATCAAGAGCACGTTCTCCCCCGCCAGCCGGGTATTGCCGTGCGAGCGCACCACATCGGCGGCGAGCCGCGCACCAACCGCGTCATCGATCAGGGAGATATCCCCGCGCGGGCGGGTACCCAACCGCGCGATGCGCTCATTGGCCTCTTGAAGCCGCTCGAGCGGGAGCGTTCCGTCGGCCACCGCGGCGCAGATCGCCTCGGCCGCCGCATCCACGTCCCGCTGGAAGGCCCAGGATCCCAGGCAGAGCGCATCGGCCCCGGCCACCAGCGCGCGCACGGCGGCCTCGGGGAGCGGCGCAAAATCGGCAATGCCGCGCATCTCCAACGCATCGGTGATGATCACGCCGGTGAATCCCAGCTCCTCGCGCAGGATTCCGGTGAGCACGGCCCGGGAGATGGTGGCCGGCACATCGTCGATCTCCGTGAGCAGCACATGGGAGACCATGATGCTGTCCACCCCCGCGGCAATCGCGGCGCGGAACGGTGCAAGATATCCGGAGAGAAGCTCCTCGCGGGAGATCTCCAAGCGAGGCGTGCCCAGGTGGGCGTCGGTGCCGCTCTTACCGTGACCGGGAAAATGCTTGGCACAGGCGCTCACGCCCGCGCCCTGCAGCCCGCGCACCCAGGCCGCGGAGTGTTGGGCCACGCGTTCCCGATCCGGGCCGAAGCAGCGGATTCCGTTGGGGCTGAACGGGTTTACGGCGGTATCCACCGCGGGCGCGAGGTTCCAATCGATTCCGGCACGAACCAGGGTGAGCCCGAGTTGCTGCGCCGCGCGCTCGGTGCGTTCCAGATCGTCCACCCGGCCGAGAGCAAAATTACCCGGCACGGACGTGCCGCCATTATTCTCCAGGCGGTTTACGTCCCCGCCCTCCTCATCCGCCGCGATGATCGCGCCGGGGGCGAGCCGATGGATTTCCGCGGTGAGCGCATGCAGCTGCTTGGAGGACACGATGTCCTTGCCATAAACCACAAATCCACCGAGGCCGCGGTCGAGGCGTTCCGAGGCCCAGCGCGGCAGGGTCTTGCGTCCCACGCCGGGGAATAATACGCCTTGGGCGAGTCTCAAAATATCAGTCATATCTGGGGTCTTTCGGGTTAGCCCTTGACGGCGCCGCTGGTCATGCCGCCGACCAGCTTGCGCTGAACAAAGAGGAAGAAGATCAATACGGGGAGGGAGAAGATTGCCGAGGCCGCGATCATCGCGCCATAGTCCACTCCCTCTGAGGTCTGGAATGAAACGAGCCAGACCGGCAGCGTGTAATTGCCCTTGGAGCTCATCAGAACATAGGCGAAGATGAAGTCGTCCCAGGCGTTAATAAAGGCAAAAATCGAGGTGGCCACAATTCCCGGGGCCAGGAGCGGGAATAGCACCTTCACAAAGGACTGGAAGCGGCTGCACCCATCGATCATGGCGGCCTCCTCGAGGTCGATCGGGATGCCCTCAACAAAGCCACGCAGCGTCCACACGCTAAACGGCAAGACAAACGTGAGATAGGTGAGGATCAGGCCCGGGAGATAGTCCAGCGCCCCTAGGCTGCGCAGCATCAGATAGAGCGGGATGACCATCGCGGAGCTGGGGATCATCTGCACCAGGATCAATACCACAAGCAGCACACGACGCCCGAGGAAGCGGAAGCGCACGGCGGCCACGGCCGCACCAAGCGATACCACCATCGAGAGCAGCACCGTGACCAGCGAGACGATCAGCGAGTTCCGCGCAAAAACCCAAAAATCGGCGTGGTCAAAGGCCCGGGAATAATTATCCAGGCTGATCGGCCAGGGCAGGAACTGCGGGGTGCTGCTCATGATCTGCCCCGGGGACTTGAGCGAAGTGGCAAACATCCAGTACACCGGGAAGACCAGGATCACGGAGATAATCAGCGCGATGATATTGGCGCGGGTCCGGCTTTTCCGGGCAAAACCTCGTGCGCTCATTTGGGTCCTCCCTGGGCCGCTAGCTTCTTCACGTAGATGCTCGCGAATACCGCGAGCAGCGCGACGGTGATCATCGCGATCGCCGCACCGGTCCCATAGTCGTTTTTGGTGAATGCTGTGACATAGGAGTACACGCCCAGCGTCATGGTCTGTCCCCCGGGCCCACCCTGGGTGAGCACCCAGACCGGGGTGAAGGAGTTCACCGACCAGATCACCTCAAGCACGATGAGGATCGCCAGGATCGGGCGCATCATGGGCAGAGTGATATCACGGAAGGCACGGAAGGAGCCCGCGCCGTCCAGGCTCGACGCCTCGTAGAGTTCCTCGGGGATCTGCCCCAGCGAGGCATACATCGTAAGCACCACAAAGGGCAGACCCTTCCAGACGATCAGCAGGATGATCAGGGCCAGCCCCTCGCCGGGCCGGGAGAACCAGTCATGCGCGGTGAGGTCGCCAAAAATACGAAACTGGGTGAGGATCCAGTTCATCACGCCGTATTGCGGCTGGAACAGCCACTGCCAGACCAGGGTGGCCGAGACCATCGGCATCGCCCAGACCAGGACCAGCACCACGGTCAGGGTGAGCCGCGCCCACGTGGTGACCCGCTTCAGGAGATGGGCAAGCGCCAATCCGGCGATCATCATGCTGGCCACGCAGCATACGGTCACCACCACGGTGCGCAGCACCACCTGCCAGAACACGGGATCACCGAGGATCTTCAGGTAGTTGCCGAAGCCGATAAAATCGGCCGTTCCGGTAAACAGCGAGCGGGGACCAAAGTCCTCGAAGGAGAGCATCGCGAGGCGGACCAGGGGAAATCCGAGGATGATCAGGAGGATCAGCACGGCCGGCCCCACCATGAGGTAGGGCAGGCTGCGCGGACCGCCGATCCGGGATCCCGGGCGGCGGCGGCCCACGGGGCGCGCCGGCTCCGTGGGACGCCGCCGCTTCGGCGGGGCCGGGGGTGAAATTATCATGAGGCTAAACCCGTTTCAGCATCGTTGCGTGGAGGGAGGAGGACAAGGTTAGGAGCGTTAGCGCTTCAGCGAGTTCAACGCTTCACTCACATAGCGGTCATACTCGGCCGCGGCGGCGGGAATATCGGCTCCCCCGGCAATGCTCGAGAAGAACTGCTCGTTATAGCGCTCGCTCTCGAGTGCGGCCCAGCCGGGGCTCGCGGGCAGCGCCTTGGAGACGGTGGCGGCCTCGGCCGCGATCTGCAGCTGCTCGGTTACCCCGGAGGAGGGGATGAACTCGGGGACAATCGGCAGCAGGTTCAGCTCGGTGGCCATGCGCTGCTGGAACTTCTTACCCGTGACGATGGTGAGCCAATCGCGTGCCTGCTCCTGGTTTTTGCTCTGGGTGGCAATACCAATCGTGGATCCGGCAACAATCACGGGCTGGGTCCTGTCGGCCTCGTTTCCGGGCATCGCAAAGAACCCGATCTTGCCCTCAAGCGCGGGGTTCTTCTCCAGCACGCTCGCGGGCTCCCAGGCCTTGACATACAGCATCGCGGCCTTGCCATCGGCAAAGAGCTGGGTCTGATCCGGGTTATTGGTATTTACGCCCACCGAGGAGGGAATCGAGCAGGTCTCATGGAAATTACGCCAGTCGGCGAGGCCCCGCTGGGATTTTTCGGAGGACATCTCGGCGGCCCAGGTGCCGTCCTTCTCGGTGGCGATCTCGCCGCCGGCCGCAAAAACAAACGGGGCTCCGGCGAACCAGTACTGCCCGGGCATATAGAAGGGCGCAAAGCTATCCACCCCGGCCTGGGAGGCGGCCAGCGTATCGCAATTGGCCAGTAGCTCCTCGAGCGTACTCGGCGGCGTGGTGATCCCCGCGGCGGTAAAGAGTTCGGTGTTATACATGACCACCTTGGTGCCTCCGTAGAGCGGGGTGGCATAGAGGTCGCCGTCGTATGTCGAGGGGGCGGCGAGGCCGGGAAGCCACTGCGCGGAGTCCTCGAAGTCCTTTTTATATTCGGTGATATTACTGAGCCCACCGGAATAGGTCTGCAGCGGGGTCTGGGTGTTACCCATCTCCACGATATCCGGGGAGTTATTCGAGGCTAGGGCGGTGGTGAGCTTGGTCGCGATGCTGTCCCACTGCTGAATCTCGATATTCACGGTGGTATCGGGATACTTCTTCTTAAACTCCTCGTTCACCTCCTGGATGAGCGCGTTATCGCCGGGGCCGCCGGTCATCATCCAAATCGTGAGCTTTTCCGGGGTGCTCTCCGGGGCGGAGGCCGAGCATCCGGTCAGGGCGAGGGTGCCCACGGCCAGAGTTGCCAAAAACTTCGTTGTTGATCGCATCAGTATTCCGTTCGTTTTTCTGGGGTTGGGTGGGAGCGCTAGGCGCCCAGGGGACACGCGTGCAGGCTTTCCACCACACGCGTTTGGTCAATATGGATCAGGGGAAGGTGTTCCACGGTCACGCCGAGCGAGCCGTAGAGCACCTCAAGCGAGGCGGCGAGGGCGCCGAGCAGTCCGGCGGAATCCTCCAGATCGGCATGGCGCAGGGTGGCCCGCACACCCACGGCCTCCTCCACGGCCGCGGCGGTCGCGGAAAATACCTCGCGGGCGAGCGATTCGGAAAATCCCCCGGTGAAGAGCACCGTGCGGGGTTCATAGGCCAGCGCGATGATCGAGACCAGGTGCCGCAAACCCGCGTGAATTTCGGATTCAAGATCCCCAAAATTCTCGGGGTGGTCAAAGATCTCGCGCGCCGAGTCCAGCACATAGCCGCGGGCCCGGGCGGTGGCCAGCAGGCCGGCGCCCGAGAGCAGGTCACGCAGGCGCAGGCTGGATCCGGGTACCGGAAGCCGCCCAAATTCGCCGAGTAGCCCGGTCTCGCCGGCGAGGATGCCCCCGTCGAGCGATACGGCCGAACCGAGTCCGGTTCCCAGCGCAAAAAGCACCGTGGTCTGATCCTCGGCGAGCTCGCCATAGCGCAGCTCCCCCAGCAGGGCCAGGTTGGAATCGTTCTCGATCCTGGTGGGGACCCCGAGCGCCGCGGTCACCTCGCGAATGAAATCCTCGCCGAGGATTTGCCCGAGGTTATGCGAGCCAACCACGCGCCTCCGGTCGCCCGAAACGGCTCCGGGCACGCCGATCGCCACGGCACCGAGTTCACTCCCCGAGGCCGTCTTGGCCACGAGCGAGTGGACGTGCCGGGCGATCCAGGATCCTAGCTCGGCTGCGGAGGAATCCCGCGGTGTGGCAAAGCGCCCGCGGATGAGCGAGTTGCCCATCGCATCGGCCACCACGATCCGGCAGTTGGTACCGCCCAGATCCACGCCGCAGACCAGGGCCGCCTCCGCGTTAAAGCGCACCGTGGTGGCATGCCGGCCGGGGCCGGTGCGCACCACAATCTCGCCCTCCCGGGCGAGATTTGCCGACATAATCTCGTCAATCACGCGAAAGACTGTGGCGCGGCTCAGCCCGGTCTCGCCGACCAGGTTTTGCCGTTCAAATTCTTTTCCGGAAAGTAATTGGGCCAAAACCGCACTGCGGTTGGCCTCCCGGGGATAGACTGTTGTTCTCATTAATCTCACAATGAACAGAATTGGATTTTGATCACAGTACCGCACCCCTCAGACCCAAAACAAGACCGGATTTCCGGAAAATTTGCGCCACCGGAAGCGCCGTTTGTGTTGCCTGAAACCACAGAATAAGGACCCAAGATGCCCACGCCACCACCCGCCTCCCGGGATCGCCTCCACCTGATCCTCATGCTCGCCCTTACCTTTTCCACCGGAATCATTGACGCCGTGGGCTATCTCGGGCTGGACCGCGTGTTCACCGGAAATATGACCGGCAACGTCGTCATCCTGGGCATGGGAATCCTCGGCGCCGATGATCTGCCCGTGGTCGGCCCACTGATCGCGCTGGCAGCCTTCATTATCGGGGCCGTGATTGGCGGCCGCGCCCTGCGGCCCATCGCCGAGGGCTGGACGGTACGCTCCACGCTGATGATCGCGATCACCGGCCTCATCCTCGCCGGCACCGCCGTAATCTGCGCGATCAGCCCCGCCGCGGAGAGCGAGACCGTGCAGTTCCTGGTCACCGGGCTCCTGGGACTCGGCATGGGAATCCAGGCCGCCACCGCTCGCCACCTGGCGGTAGCGGATATCACCACCGTGGTGGTCACCTCCACAATCACCGGGCTCGCTGCCGACTCGCGCCTGGCCGGCGGAACCGGCGCCCGCTGGCAGCGCCGGGTACTCGCGATCTCCCTGATCGGACTCGGGGCACTCACGGGTGCGGCCACACTCCTGCTCCACCTCTCGGTCGGGCTCGCCCTGGCCGCGGCGCTCACCCTGGTGGTCGCCTGGATCGGACACCCGCGGGCCGGCGCACCGGCCGCGGGCTAGCGCTCACGCCGCGGGGCTGCCCCGGCAATGCATAAAGCGGCCGTTCCACCCGGGGTGGAACGGCCGCTTTCGGGGTGGGGCTGCGCTAGTGTGCGGCCTCGTCCCAGTTGGAACCGTGCCCCACCTGCACCTCAAGCGGCACGGTGAGCTCGGCCGCGCCGGCCATGCGCTCGCGCACGATCTTTTCCAGCGCCTCGGCCTCGCCGGTGGCCACCTCAAAGATCAACTCATCGTGTACCTGGAGCAGCATCCGACTCTCCAGCTGCGCCTCGCGCATATCGGCCGCGACGTTGATCATCGCGATCTTCATAATATCGGCGGCGCTGCCCTGAATCGGGGCGTTTAGCGCGGCGCGAGCGGCGTTATCCCGGAGCACCCGGTTGGGGCTGGCCAGATCGGGGAACAGGCGACGACGGCCGAAGATCGTGGTGGTATAGCCGTCGATCTTGGCCTGCTCCACCACATCGCGCAGATAATCGCGCACGGCACCAAAGCGCTCAAAATAATCGGACATCAGCTTTTTGGCCTCGCCGGTATCGATCCGCAGCTGCTTGGACAGGCCAAACGCGCTCAGGCCATAGGCCAGCCCATAGGACATCGCCTTCACCTTGGTACGCATTTCGTTGCTGACCTCGGCGGGCTCCACACCAAAGATGCGGGCACCCACAAAGCGGTGCAGGTCCTCGCCCGTGCGGAACGCCTCGATCAGGCCCTCATCGCCGGAGAGATGCGCCATGATGCGCATTTCAATCTGAGAGTAATCGGCGGTGAGGAGGGACTCAAAACCCTCACCCACCTGGAAGGCCGCACGGATATGGCGACCCTCGGCGCTGCGCACCGGAATATTCTGCAGGTTTGGGTCGGCGGAGGACAGCCGCCCGGTGCTTGTTCCGGTCTGGATATAGGTGGTATGCACGCGGTGATCGGGCGCAATCGCCTTATCGAGGGTCTCCACGATCTGGCGCAGCTTGGTGGCATCGCGGTGCTCCAGCAGCAGCCCGAGGAACGGGTGCGGGCTCTTGGCCTGCAGATCGGCGAGCGAGCTGGCATCGGTGGAATATCCCGATTTATTGGCCCGGGTCTTGGGCATGCCCAGCTGATCAAAGAGCACTTCCTGGAGCTGCTTGGGGGAACCGAGGTTCACCTCGCGCCCGATCTCGGCATAGGCCCGCTCGGCCAGATCGGCCGCCGTGGTTCCCAGCTGCGCGGAGAGCGCCGCGAGTTCGCCGTGGTTCACGGCCACGCCGTATTCCTCCATCTGGGCGAGGATCGGCGTGGAGGGGATCTCGATATCCCGCAGCACCGAGGCCGAACCCTCGTCGAGGATTGCAATCTGGGCCGCGGCCACGCGGGCCACATACCAGGCCTGAAGCGCCGGGTTATCGGCGTTATCCTCGGGCACCAGCTGATTGGGATCGGCCACGGGCATATGCTCGTCGAGATAGCGGGTGACCAGTTCGCCGAGGGTCTTATCGGGGCTCGCGGGGCGCAGGATCCACCCGGCGATGAGCGTATCGGTCTGCAACCCGCCGATGGGCAGCTGTGCATGCGCGAGGGCCTTTAATACGGGCTTGGCATCGTGGATAATCTTGGGGCTCTCGCCCGCGAGCCAGGCCTCAAACGGCGCATAATCGGCGCTGCCCGCATGCCAGGCCAGCAGCGTGGACTCGGAGGCGGAGGCGATACCG encodes the following:
- the polA gene encoding DNA polymerase I, which codes for MSENKKPTLLIIDGHSLAFRAFYALPVDSFQTRDGQHTNAIHGFVSMLLNLLKNENPTHVAVAFDISRFSFRTREYPEYKGTRGETPSEFIGQIPLLQEVLAAMNIVTITKEDYEADDILATLSVQGTEAGYRVLVVSGDRDAIQLVNDNVTLLYPSRQGVSDLTRYDPAKVQERYGIRPEQYPDVAALVGETSDNLIGVPKVGEKTAVKWLGLYGSLDGILENAENIGGKVGESFREHKENAVRNRRLNHLVTDVELPFTVQQLERKPINEEGVREMFARLEFRTLLDRVFKLEGITGSAEPEAPAVEAPAAPAIQELLDEELGAWLARNSAAHPGGLALQFELHDGLPVAIGIASASESTLLAWHAGSADYAPFEAWLAGESPKIIHDAKPVLKALAHAQLPIGGLQTDTLIAGWILRPASPDKTLGELVTRYLDEHMPVADPNQLVPEDNADNPALQAWYVARVAAAQIAILDEGSASVLRDIEIPSTPILAQMEEYGVAVNHGELAALSAQLGTTAADLAERAYAEIGREVNLGSPKQLQEVLFDQLGMPKTRANKSGYSTDASSLADLQAKSPHPFLGLLLEHRDATKLRQIVETLDKAIAPDHRVHTTYIQTGTSTGRLSSADPNLQNIPVRSAEGRHIRAAFQVGEGFESLLTADYSQIEMRIMAHLSGDEGLIEAFRTGEDLHRFVGARIFGVEPAEVSNEMRTKVKAMSYGLAYGLSAFGLSKQLRIDTGEAKKLMSDYFERFGAVRDYLRDVVEQAKIDGYTTTIFGRRRLFPDLASPNRVLRDNAARAALNAPIQGSAADIMKIAMINVAADMREAQLESRMLLQVHDELIFEVATGEAEALEKIVRERMAGAAELTVPLEVQVGHGSNWDEAAH